A window of Onychostoma macrolepis isolate SWU-2019 chromosome 01, ASM1243209v1, whole genome shotgun sequence contains these coding sequences:
- the si:ch211-114l13.9 gene encoding caspase b, producing the protein MATTETVIFDALQELLEAEFKEFKWHLSNSGTQDSIPRGKLENTNRHELATLMVQQYKVSDARKIAVRTLCKIKLNELADQLKGQLPEVSEEVSAEGGASSGAAAANASTAGVKVTINSSGGTVKAPVIHGGVFNGPMNFS; encoded by the exons ATGGCTACAACCGAAACAGTGATTTTTGATGCACTTCAGGAGCTACTGGAAGCAGAGTTCAAAGAATTCAAATGGCATCTGTCAAATAGTGGGACACAAGACTCTATTCCTCGTGGAAAGCTGGAGAACACTAATCGCCATGAGCTTGCGACTCTCATGGTGCAGCAGTACAAAGTTTCAGACGCCAGGAAGATCGCAGTCCGAACGCTATGCAAAATTAAGCTAAATGAGCTTGCTGATCAACTGAAGGGACAACTTCCGGAAG TTTCAGAGGAGGTTTCTGCTGAAGGTGGAGCTTCATCCGGTGCAGCGGCTGCAAACGCTTCAACTGCAGGAGTTAAAGTTACCATAAACTCCAGTGGAGGAACCGTAAAGGCCCCTGTTATTCACGGTGGTGTGTTTAACGGCCCAATGAACTTCAGCTAA